A genomic window from Candidatus Thiocaldithrix dubininis includes:
- the carB gene encoding carbamoyl-phosphate synthase large subunit: MPKRTDLKSILIIGAGPIIIGQACEFDYSGAQACKALREEGYRIILVNSNPATIMTDPNMADAVYIEPIRWETVAKIIEKERPDALLPTMGGQTALNCALDLSRNGVLAKFGVEMIGANEIAIEMAEDRQKFREAMDDIGLESARSDVAHTMEQAREIQTRLGFPIVIRPSFTMGGTGGGIAYNKQEFETIVARGLDMSPTTEVLLEESLLGWKEYEMEVVRDRNDNCIIVCSIENLDPMGIHTGDSITVAPAQTLTDKEYQLLRNASIAVLRKIGVDTGGSNVQFSVNPDNGRIIVIEMNPRVSRSSALASKATGFPIAKVAAKLAVGYTLDELRNDITGGATPASFEPSIDYVVTKIPRFTFEKFPQADARLTTQMKSVGEVMAIGRTFQESFQKALRGLETGIDGLNERVELNDPEAKDIVRRQLTEASAERILYVGDAFRLGMSLEDVFGLTSIDPWFLIQIQELIQLENGLKERLLHTINADEMRALKRKGFSDRRLAKLLHETERSVRAVRRNLGVRPVYKRVDTCAAEFATNTAYMYSTYEEECESNPTDKQKIMVLGGGPNRIGQGIEFDYCCVHAALAMREDGYETIMVNCNPETVSTDYDTSDRLYFEPLTLEDVMEIVDLEKPLGVIVQYGGQTPLKLARELEALGAPIIGTTPDSIDLAEDRERFQQLIHKLGLKQPPNRTAKSIEEAVRLADEIGYPLVVRPSYVLGGRAMEIVYHESELRRYMNTAVSVSNDSPVLLDRYLDDAIEVDVDAICDGENVLIGGIMQHIEQAGIHSGDSACSLPPYSLSAEIQDELRTQIVSMAKALNVVGLMNTQFAIKGNDVYVLEVNPRASRTVPFVSKTIGRPLAKVAARCMAGQKLTAQNALDEIIPNYYAVKEAVFPFIKFPGVDPILSPEMKSTGEVMGVGATFAEAFGKSQRAAGENYPTSGVAFISVREADRKYLSELGSMLSQQGFKLVATRGTARELQNAGIDCEIVNKMREGRPNIVDRIKNEEIDLIVNTTEGEQSTRDSFEIRREALQHKITYTTTIAGARALCQAMAHTDDEQVYCLQDLHASLQPAH; this comes from the coding sequence ATGCCTAAAAGAACAGACCTTAAAAGTATTCTGATTATTGGTGCAGGACCGATCATCATTGGTCAGGCTTGCGAATTCGACTATTCTGGTGCGCAAGCTTGTAAAGCTCTGCGTGAAGAAGGGTATCGCATCATTCTGGTGAACTCGAATCCCGCGACCATTATGACCGACCCGAATATGGCGGATGCGGTGTATATTGAGCCGATTCGTTGGGAAACCGTCGCTAAGATTATTGAAAAAGAACGTCCGGATGCTTTATTGCCAACAATGGGTGGGCAAACGGCACTGAACTGCGCCTTAGATTTATCGCGTAACGGTGTCTTAGCCAAATTCGGCGTGGAAATGATTGGCGCGAATGAAATCGCGATTGAAATGGCGGAAGATCGCCAAAAATTCCGCGAAGCGATGGACGACATTGGCTTAGAGTCAGCTCGCTCTGATGTTGCCCACACAATGGAACAAGCGCGGGAAATTCAAACACGTTTAGGTTTTCCGATTGTGATTCGTCCTTCATTTACAATGGGCGGCACGGGCGGCGGCATTGCTTACAATAAGCAAGAATTTGAAACTATTGTGGCGCGTGGCTTGGATATGTCACCCACGACTGAAGTCTTACTCGAAGAATCCTTATTGGGTTGGAAAGAGTATGAAATGGAAGTGGTACGCGACCGCAATGACAACTGTATTATTGTCTGCTCGATTGAAAACCTCGATCCAATGGGGATTCATACCGGCGACTCGATTACAGTTGCACCTGCGCAAACGTTGACCGATAAAGAATACCAATTACTGCGTAATGCTTCGATTGCAGTCTTACGCAAAATCGGCGTGGATACCGGCGGTTCAAATGTACAATTTTCGGTAAATCCGGACAATGGGCGTATTATCGTCATTGAAATGAACCCACGGGTATCCCGTTCTTCTGCATTAGCCTCTAAAGCAACGGGCTTCCCGATTGCGAAAGTGGCGGCTAAGTTAGCGGTAGGTTATACCTTAGATGAACTGCGTAATGATATTACGGGGGGCGCGACACCTGCCTCATTTGAACCGTCCATTGACTACGTAGTAACCAAGATTCCACGCTTTACCTTTGAAAAATTCCCACAAGCCGATGCGCGTTTAACCACGCAAATGAAATCGGTGGGTGAGGTGATGGCGATTGGGCGTACTTTCCAAGAGTCTTTCCAAAAAGCCCTCCGTGGCTTGGAAACAGGTATTGATGGCTTAAATGAGCGCGTTGAGCTGAACGATCCAGAAGCCAAAGACATTGTGCGTCGTCAGTTAACTGAAGCCAGTGCCGAACGTATTTTATACGTGGGTGATGCTTTCCGTTTAGGAATGAGTCTTGAAGACGTGTTTGGTTTAACCAGTATTGATCCTTGGTTCTTAATCCAAATTCAAGAACTGATTCAATTGGAAAACGGTTTAAAAGAGCGTTTACTGCATACTATTAATGCGGATGAAATGCGGGCTTTAAAACGTAAAGGCTTTTCGGATCGTCGCTTAGCCAAACTATTACACGAAACCGAGCGCAGTGTACGAGCGGTGCGTCGCAATTTAGGCGTACGTCCCGTGTATAAGCGCGTGGATACGTGTGCGGCAGAATTTGCCACCAATACCGCCTATATGTATTCCACCTATGAGGAAGAATGCGAATCCAATCCCACCGATAAACAAAAAATTATGGTATTAGGCGGCGGGCCTAATCGTATCGGGCAAGGTATTGAATTCGATTATTGCTGTGTACACGCAGCGTTAGCCATGCGTGAAGATGGTTACGAAACCATTATGGTGAACTGTAACCCTGAAACGGTTTCCACCGACTACGATACCTCTGATCGTTTATACTTCGAGCCATTAACGCTTGAAGACGTGATGGAAATTGTAGATTTGGAAAAACCCTTAGGTGTTATCGTGCAATACGGCGGTCAAACCCCGCTGAAATTAGCGCGTGAATTAGAAGCCTTAGGTGCGCCGATTATTGGTACAACGCCGGATTCGATTGACTTGGCGGAAGATCGTGAACGCTTCCAACAGTTGATTCATAAATTAGGCTTAAAACAACCGCCGAATCGCACCGCGAAAAGTATTGAAGAAGCGGTACGTTTAGCGGATGAAATCGGTTATCCCCTCGTGGTGCGTCCTTCCTATGTATTAGGTGGGCGGGCGATGGAAATCGTCTATCACGAAAGCGAATTGCGCCGTTATATGAACACGGCGGTGTCCGTCTCGAATGATTCGCCCGTGTTATTAGATCGCTATTTAGATGATGCGATTGAAGTGGATGTAGATGCGATTTGCGACGGCGAGAATGTGTTGATCGGCGGCATTATGCAGCATATTGAACAAGCGGGTATTCACTCTGGTGACTCGGCTTGCTCATTACCGCCTTATTCTTTATCTGCGGAAATTCAAGACGAATTGCGCACGCAAATCGTTAGCATGGCAAAAGCCTTGAATGTTGTGGGTTTGATGAATACTCAGTTTGCGATTAAAGGCAATGATGTGTATGTGTTAGAAGTCAATCCACGGGCTTCTCGGACGGTACCGTTTGTTTCCAAAACAATTGGTCGCCCCTTGGCTAAAGTCGCAGCGCGTTGTATGGCGGGTCAAAAATTGACGGCACAAAATGCCTTAGATGAAATCATCCCGAATTATTACGCGGTGAAAGAAGCGGTATTCCCCTTCATTAAATTTCCCGGTGTTGACCCGATTTTAAGCCCGGAAATGAAATCCACGGGTGAAGTGATGGGCGTGGGTGCAACCTTTGCGGAAGCATTTGGTAAATCGCAACGGGCGGCGGGTGAAAATTATCCAACCTCGGGGGTTGCCTTTATTAGTGTGCGTGAAGCAGATCGCAAATACTTATCTGAACTGGGCTCAATGTTAAGTCAGCAAGGCTTCAAGTTGGTTGCCACACGTGGGACAGCGCGTGAACTGCAAAATGCAGGCATTGACTGTGAAATTGTGAATAAAATGCGCGAAGGTCGCCCGAATATTGTAGATCGTATCAAGAATGAGGAAATCGACTTGATCGTTAACACTACCGAAGGCGAACAATCCACGCGTGATTCGTTCGAGATTCGTCGCGAAGCCCTACAGCATAAAATCACGTACACCACGACTATCGCGGGGGCACGTGCCTTATGTCAGGCAATGGCTCACACCGACGATGAACAAGTCTATTGCTTACAAGATTTGCATGCTAGCTTGCAGCCAGCACATTAA
- the carA gene encoding glutamine-hydrolyzing carbamoyl-phosphate synthase small subunit, with product MSKQALLVLEDGSVFHGRSIGCDGQTIGEVVFNTAITGYQEILTDPSYARQIVTLTYPHIGNVGVNAEDTEARQVYAAGLIVRDVPALYSSWRGEESLPDYLARNKVVAIADIDTRRLTRILREKGAQRGCIVAGENLDQAKALDAALSFPGLKGMDLAKEVTIDKSYVWTDGSWQLNPHQPRPSTAEQAEFNVVAYDYGIKTNILRMLVDRGCRVTVVPAQTPASEVLAMNPDGVFLSNGPGDPEPCDYAINAIQQVLAQKVPTFGICLGHQLLGLASGAKTIKMKFGHHGANHPVQDLNSKHVMISSQNHGFAVDEATLPATLRATHRSLFDGSLQGIERTDCPALSFQGHPEASPGPHDVAPIFDRFIALMRAAKN from the coding sequence TTGAGCAAGCAAGCACTGTTGGTGCTGGAAGATGGGAGTGTCTTCCACGGGCGGTCCATTGGCTGCGATGGCCAAACTATCGGCGAAGTGGTATTCAATACAGCGATTACTGGGTATCAGGAAATTTTAACTGACCCGTCTTATGCACGCCAAATTGTTACCCTTACTTATCCACATATCGGCAATGTCGGCGTCAATGCTGAAGATACGGAAGCACGACAAGTCTACGCGGCGGGTTTAATTGTGCGGGATGTACCTGCGTTATACAGCAGTTGGCGCGGTGAAGAATCCTTACCTGATTATTTAGCCCGTAATAAGGTAGTTGCGATTGCGGACATCGACACTCGGCGTTTAACCCGTATTTTGCGTGAAAAAGGCGCACAACGCGGTTGTATTGTCGCAGGCGAAAATTTAGACCAAGCCAAAGCTTTAGATGCCGCTTTATCGTTCCCCGGTTTAAAGGGGATGGACTTAGCTAAAGAAGTCACCATTGATAAATCTTATGTATGGACAGACGGTAGCTGGCAATTAAACCCCCATCAACCACGTCCTTCGACTGCCGAACAAGCAGAGTTCAATGTGGTGGCGTATGATTACGGGATTAAAACCAATATTTTACGCATGTTAGTGGATCGTGGTTGCCGGGTAACGGTTGTTCCGGCGCAAACACCCGCCTCCGAGGTGTTAGCGATGAATCCAGACGGCGTATTCTTATCCAATGGCCCCGGCGATCCAGAACCTTGTGATTATGCGATTAATGCGATTCAACAAGTGTTAGCGCAAAAAGTTCCAACCTTTGGGATTTGCTTAGGGCATCAATTATTAGGTTTAGCTAGCGGTGCTAAAACTATAAAAATGAAATTCGGTCATCATGGTGCGAACCATCCCGTACAGGATTTGAACTCTAAGCATGTGATGATTTCTAGCCAAAATCACGGCTTTGCAGTCGATGAAGCAACCTTGCCCGCAACTTTACGCGCCACCCATCGCTCTTTATTCGATGGTAGCTTGCAAGGGATTGAGCGCACGGATTGCCCCGCCTTAAGTTTCCAAGGTCACCCGGAAGCAAGCCCCGGCCCGCATGATGTCGCGCCGATTTTTGACCGCTTTATTGCTTTAATGCGCGCTGCAAAAAACTGA
- the rtcR gene encoding RNA repair transcriptional activator RtcR gives MKNTVIGILGSRLDHQGLGNRRWTRWRPSMGILMHPNLPIDEFVLIYHESEQELANLTLKDMRSLCPEANVHGYMVNYENPWDFEAVYSQLYGFACQYPFDPEQTNYYVHITTGTHVAQICLFLLTEANYIPGKLLQTSPAKEGVAGTYHIIDLDLSRYDQIASRFEREALEGVAYLKNGIATRNKAFNILIEQLEQVSIRSAAPILLTGPTGAGKSQLAKRIYALKKQRGQVSGRLVEVNCATLRGDNAMSALFGHIKGAFTGALNPRTGLLREADKGLLFLDEIGELGLDEQAMLLRAIEDKVFTPFGSDKEVSSDFQLIAGTNRDLFEQVRAGKFREDLLARINLWTYELPSLKQRIEDLDPNIEYELQQFTCKVGHKVSFNKAAKARYISFAHSPDATWRANFRDLNSSITRMATLANGGRITEELVEIEIQRLRYDWGSFYSNAQQHDAERLLRSHIDAEVLATIDQFDRVQLAEVIRVCKTCKSLADAGRTLFNISRTQRVSQNDSHRLRVYLQKYGLSFNDLNP, from the coding sequence ATGAAAAATACTGTCATCGGTATATTAGGCTCGCGCTTAGATCACCAAGGCTTAGGCAATCGACGTTGGACGCGTTGGCGTCCCAGTATGGGGATACTCATGCACCCTAACCTACCGATTGACGAGTTTGTGCTAATTTACCATGAAAGCGAACAGGAATTAGCAAATTTAACCTTAAAAGATATGCGTTCGCTGTGTCCCGAGGCCAATGTACACGGCTATATGGTCAATTACGAAAATCCTTGGGATTTTGAAGCCGTTTATAGCCAGCTTTATGGTTTTGCCTGCCAATACCCATTTGACCCCGAGCAAACTAACTATTATGTGCATATCACCACGGGCACACACGTTGCACAAATTTGTTTATTTTTGCTAACCGAAGCCAATTATATTCCGGGCAAACTGTTGCAAACGTCACCCGCTAAAGAAGGCGTGGCGGGTACATACCACATTATCGACTTAGATTTATCCCGTTATGACCAAATCGCGTCCCGTTTTGAACGCGAAGCCTTGGAAGGTGTGGCTTATTTAAAAAATGGGATAGCCACCCGGAATAAAGCCTTCAATATTCTGATTGAACAGTTGGAACAGGTGTCAATTCGTTCGGCCGCGCCAATTTTGTTAACCGGCCCTACGGGCGCGGGTAAATCACAATTAGCCAAACGTATTTACGCCTTAAAAAAACAACGCGGGCAAGTCAGCGGGCGTTTAGTCGAAGTCAACTGTGCGACCTTACGCGGCGACAATGCCATGTCCGCCTTATTTGGGCATATTAAAGGCGCATTCACGGGCGCATTAAACCCACGGACTGGCTTATTACGCGAAGCCGACAAAGGTTTATTGTTCCTTGATGAAATTGGCGAACTGGGCTTAGACGAACAAGCCATGTTATTGCGGGCGATTGAAGACAAAGTATTTACGCCCTTCGGTAGCGATAAAGAAGTCAGTAGTGATTTCCAATTAATTGCGGGTACAAATCGCGATTTATTCGAGCAAGTTCGCGCAGGCAAATTCCGCGAAGATTTATTGGCACGTATTAATTTATGGACGTATGAACTGCCTAGCCTCAAACAACGCATTGAAGACTTAGACCCCAATATCGAATACGAATTGCAACAATTTACTTGCAAAGTGGGGCATAAAGTCAGTTTTAATAAAGCCGCAAAAGCTCGCTATATTAGTTTTGCCCATTCGCCCGATGCTACATGGCGCGCCAATTTCCGCGACCTCAATTCCAGTATTACCCGTATGGCGACCCTTGCCAACGGTGGGCGCATTACGGAAGAATTAGTGGAGATCGAAATCCAACGCTTGCGTTATGACTGGGGCAGTTTCTATAGCAATGCTCAGCAACACGATGCCGAGCGCTTATTACGTTCGCATATTGATGCCGAGGTCTTAGCTACGATTGATCAATTTGATCGTGTGCAATTGGCAGAAGTCATCCGTGTGTGTAAAACCTGTAAAAGCTTAGCTGATGCGGGGCGCACCTTGTTCAATATCAGCCGCACTCAACGCGTCAGCCAAAATGACTCACATCGGTTGCGCGTATATTTACAAAAGTACGGCTTAAGCTTTAACGACCTTAACCCCTAA
- a CDS encoding DUF3987 domain-containing protein — protein MDNKDNKFISLDEKRKQVQAEKEAKAKAQQPQPLQKPSSLDLLKHVPDGHFKTYVDDVAKMCAIHPSTSLLIALGVVSSVAARVYSVQYPNGEALPLGEYVAAGSAPGSGKSRLLKNFQHAIFKAQREAYKQYKQREEAAEQAGQTLDEEPPLMIFLSDSTMEGLEPMLKKTGGFFALASAEQGVINTMMGASYGSADRKNNNDLALKGFNGEYHASSRSSRSGYIGDVVGAVTCFAQDAAIETILSKSEGSGMAERFLMIVEPTQLGTRDHLNHYYPQEYSQNVFNRILGELTHKALTMPTEFMELPQFHIDKADWVKIHTFRNEIEPHLADGGKYSTATMRGIASKVDMHIMKIATLLAIIDGKSNQKLPSHYIESAIGIMRDMLEHALSLLFKTGLVGFDAEENAIISYLGKYKGATSRQVQQAKFRVKPFKESQDPYGAIRKTIDRLIDKQVVAERETYDPVGQVTRNLYLIS, from the coding sequence ATGGACAACAAAGATAACAAATTTATTTCATTAGACGAAAAGCGTAAGCAAGTTCAAGCGGAAAAAGAAGCCAAAGCCAAAGCGCAACAACCGCAACCTTTACAAAAACCTAGTTCACTGGATTTATTAAAACATGTACCGGATGGGCATTTTAAAACCTACGTGGACGATGTGGCTAAGATGTGCGCTATTCACCCTAGCACTAGCCTATTAATCGCGTTGGGCGTGGTTTCATCAGTCGCGGCAAGGGTTTATAGCGTGCAATACCCCAACGGCGAAGCCTTACCCTTAGGCGAGTATGTGGCAGCGGGTAGCGCACCCGGTTCGGGCAAGTCACGGCTACTTAAGAATTTCCAACATGCCATTTTCAAAGCACAGCGCGAAGCCTACAAACAATACAAGCAACGCGAAGAAGCCGCAGAGCAAGCCGGGCAAACCTTGGATGAAGAACCGCCGCTTATGATTTTTCTGTCAGATTCGACGATGGAAGGGCTAGAGCCTATGTTGAAAAAAACAGGCGGGTTTTTTGCCTTAGCGTCCGCAGAACAAGGCGTGATTAATACCATGATGGGCGCAAGTTATGGCAGTGCCGACCGCAAAAACAACAACGACTTAGCCCTAAAGGGATTTAACGGGGAATACCACGCCAGTTCCCGATCTAGTCGTAGTGGCTATATTGGTGACGTGGTAGGCGCAGTGACGTGCTTTGCACAGGATGCAGCCATTGAAACCATCCTGAGTAAATCCGAAGGTAGCGGCATGGCGGAACGCTTTTTAATGATTGTTGAGCCGACCCAATTAGGCACACGCGACCATTTAAACCACTACTACCCACAAGAATACAGCCAAAACGTCTTTAATCGCATCCTAGGCGAACTCACACACAAGGCGTTAACCATGCCCACGGAGTTTATGGAATTGCCACAGTTCCATATTGATAAAGCCGATTGGGTCAAAATACACACCTTTAGGAATGAAATTGAGCCGCACCTAGCCGACGGCGGCAAATATAGCACCGCTACTATGCGCGGCATTGCGTCTAAGGTCGATATGCACATTATGAAAATAGCCACCTTATTAGCCATTATCGACGGCAAATCAAACCAAAAACTACCTAGCCACTATATTGAATCCGCTATAGGTATCATGCGCGATATGTTGGAGCACGCCTTAAGCCTACTATTTAAAACGGGTTTAGTTGGTTTTGATGCAGAAGAAAACGCCATTATTTCCTATTTAGGCAAGTACAAAGGCGCAACCAGCCGACAAGTGCAACAAGCTAAGTTCAGGGTAAAACCCTTTAAAGAAAGCCAAGACCCATACGGTGCAATTCGTAAAACCATTGACCGTCTTATTGATAAGCAGGTTGTAGCTGAACGTGAAACCTATGACCCAGTAGGGCAAGTTACCAGAAACTTATACTTGATTAGTTAA
- a CDS encoding primase-helicase zinc-binding domain-containing protein, with protein sequence MNTYSREMPHVTANNGRATKQNLIKRAQDKPISAKTQLGFAEVRIAAQGQWERIHRALGVNLPSTSHMKHTACPGCGGKDRFRVDRNYAETGKWFCSGQGELQQGDGFNLLGHVFGWTGKAQLQAVADVLGLSQLDSQTREQIQQQAAHEMEKRAALVQAKEERERLYQNLLNTMARLEDVVRHQRHQQKVIQGISQDCLLPFSPDELNAAEALNNAILDIYATVPTALN encoded by the coding sequence ATGAATACGTATTCAAGAGAAATGCCCCACGTTACCGCAAATAACGGAAGGGCAACAAAACAGAACTTAATTAAACGCGCACAAGATAAACCAATCAGCGCAAAAACACAATTAGGCTTTGCAGAGGTAAGGATTGCAGCACAAGGGCAATGGGAACGGATTCACCGCGCATTAGGCGTTAATCTACCTAGCACGTCGCACATGAAACATACAGCTTGTCCCGGCTGTGGTGGTAAAGACCGCTTTAGAGTTGATCGCAACTATGCCGAAACCGGGAAATGGTTTTGCAGTGGGCAAGGTGAATTACAACAAGGCGACGGGTTCAACCTATTGGGGCATGTTTTTGGCTGGACAGGTAAAGCGCAATTACAAGCTGTTGCCGATGTATTAGGGCTAAGTCAACTGGACTCTCAAACCCGCGAACAAATCCAGCAGCAAGCCGCGCATGAAATGGAAAAACGGGCGGCTTTGGTGCAAGCCAAAGAAGAACGCGAGCGGTTATATCAAAACTTACTAAATACGATGGCACGCTTAGAGGATGTTGTCCGACATCAGCGACACCAGCAAAAAGTAATACAGGGCATTAGTCAGGATTGCTTATTACCTTTTTCACCCGACGAATTAAACGCGGCTGAGGCGTTAAACAACGCCATTTTAGACATTTACGCAACCGTACCCACAGCACTTAATTAA
- a CDS encoding AlpA family transcriptional regulator has protein sequence MNLKQYDYSHFRTVLPKNQPVLTDRALTRGEVCSKTGLSKSTVYRLIKQGGFPAPRRFGNRSSRWLESVIDGWMQSKEGE, from the coding sequence ATGAACTTGAAGCAATATGATTACAGTCACTTTAGAACCGTGTTACCCAAGAATCAGCCCGTGTTAACGGATAGAGCGTTAACCCGTGGTGAGGTTTGCAGCAAAACAGGGCTAAGCAAGAGCACGGTATACCGTTTAATCAAACAAGGCGGTTTTCCTGCGCCTAGGAGGTTCGGTAATCGTTCGTCTAGGTGGTTAGAAAGTGTTATTGATGGATGGATGCAATCAAAGGAGGGGGAATAA
- the gpM gene encoding phage terminase small subunit codes for MAVYPTLYSERVPVAKVQPSAVPAPMQSALHSSLDGLQRLIKVRLENDIRRLNGIRSRAQANEYKREILPYYWGYCSAVVSRNIYQHDSIMNYVAVWCMDCGEYSKSLLIAEHALKSFYERGRLRYTPGLRGFKRNLAETLAESVADVALKHPNPTDMRGYLVHLYEITRLHDMTDAISHKLHKALTLVLQESDPHQALIHCQEAYALRPLKQLAKIQQRLEQRIGETHE; via the coding sequence ATGGCAGTGTACCCCACTCTTTATAGTGAACGTGTGCCAGTGGCAAAGGTGCAGCCTAGCGCTGTGCCTGCACCAATGCAATCCGCCTTGCATAGTAGCTTGGACGGGTTACAGCGCTTAATCAAAGTCCGCTTAGAAAATGATATACGGCGGCTTAATGGGATTCGTAGCCGTGCACAAGCGAATGAATATAAACGTGAAATTCTGCCTTACTACTGGGGTTATTGTTCAGCCGTGGTCAGCAGAAATATATATCAGCATGATTCTATTATGAATTATGTTGCGGTGTGGTGCATGGATTGCGGTGAATACAGCAAGAGCTTATTGATTGCTGAACATGCGTTGAAGTCTTTTTATGAGCGTGGGCGCTTACGCTATACGCCCGGCTTAAGAGGCTTTAAACGTAATTTGGCAGAAACCTTAGCCGAAAGCGTGGCAGATGTTGCGTTAAAACACCCAAACCCAACCGATATGCGCGGCTATTTGGTGCATTTGTATGAAATAACCCGCTTGCATGATATGACCGACGCGATTAGCCACAAGCTGCATAAGGCGCTTACGCTAGTTTTACAGGAAAGCGACCCGCATCAAGCGCTTATTCATTGTCAAGAGGCTTACGCCCTACGTCCTTTAAAGCAATTAGCCAAAATCCAACAACGTTTAGAACAGCGAATCGGTGAAACCCATGAATAA
- a CDS encoding phage major capsid protein, P2 family — MKTETRLKFNAFLDAIGRANGVRDVSQKFSVAPGVERVIRDQLSESSDFLKLINIEPVTEGSGEKLGLGVGSPIASRTDTKSEEREPQELEPGEPDLYVCQQTNFDTTTRYTTVDALAASPDFQARMRKAVMHRIALDRIMIGWNGENAARKTNRATYPLLQDVNVGWLEKVRLNKPTALMGYQSDGQSDGEDITVGEGGQYPNLDSLVFECMGSLLDPWNVGAQDLIVILGRELWVKHGLSLYSAANNAATELNALNLLYANQLIGGLRPVLVPFVPPRGLVVTSFDNLSIYYQSGGMRRAIIDNPKRDRVEEYFSSNDAYVVEDYGKFAGVRSTAIKLKSASGEWV, encoded by the coding sequence ATGAAAACTGAAACCCGCTTAAAGTTTAATGCGTTTTTGGATGCAATCGGGCGTGCTAATGGGGTGCGTGATGTTTCTCAAAAGTTTTCGGTTGCACCGGGTGTAGAGCGTGTTATTCGTGACCAGCTTTCTGAATCATCAGATTTTCTAAAGCTGATTAATATTGAACCTGTAACAGAAGGCAGTGGCGAAAAGTTAGGGCTTGGTGTGGGTTCGCCTATTGCCAGTCGTACCGATACCAAAAGCGAAGAACGTGAGCCGCAAGAATTAGAACCGGGTGAACCTGATTTATACGTCTGTCAGCAAACCAATTTTGACACAACAACACGTTATACCACGGTAGACGCATTAGCCGCTTCACCAGACTTTCAAGCAAGAATGCGGAAGGCGGTTATGCACCGGATAGCGCTAGATAGAATAATGATTGGGTGGAATGGTGAAAATGCCGCTCGAAAAACCAACCGCGCCACGTATCCCTTATTGCAAGATGTTAACGTCGGCTGGCTGGAGAAAGTGCGCTTAAATAAGCCGACTGCCTTAATGGGTTATCAGTCCGATGGTCAGTCAGACGGCGAAGATATAACCGTAGGTGAAGGTGGACAGTACCCCAATCTTGATAGCCTTGTGTTTGAGTGTATGGGCAGTTTGTTAGACCCGTGGAATGTAGGTGCTCAAGATTTAATAGTGATCTTGGGGCGTGAACTGTGGGTTAAACACGGGCTGAGTCTGTACAGTGCAGCCAATAACGCAGCCACGGAATTAAACGCGCTAAACCTGTTATACGCCAATCAATTAATAGGCGGCTTACGTCCTGTCTTAGTGCCATTCGTGCCGCCGCGCGGTTTGGTTGTAACCAGCTTCGATAACTTATCAATTTATTATCAGTCGGGCGGAATGCGTCGGGCGATTATTGATAATCCTAAGCGTGATCGTGTTGAAGAATACTTTAGTTCTAATGATGCTTACGTCGTAGAAGATTACGGCAAATTTGCCGGGGTACGCTCTACAGCTATTAAGCTGAAAAGTGCAAGCGGTGAATGGGTGTAG
- a CDS encoding GPO family capsid scaffolding protein, producing the protein MFKTEWLRACVEGKTVDGREISAVQIQEMADSYDPSVYRAEIWLEHMRGLLPDSMFKSLGYVDAVKAEPIKAGVLAGKLALYVILVPSVDLINMVRNGQKVHLSVELMPFMDAVQSAYLLGVGVTDSPASIGTEVMQFSLGKRPQNLFSSLYPCELGACFNQNDVEGNAQLNGMSTPKAIPIEQFNNLVQTVAELKKQFKAFDEYMSQDTTPPRKEQGSVSEDSAWVGW; encoded by the coding sequence ATGTTTAAAACAGAATGGCTTAGAGCGTGCGTTGAAGGTAAAACGGTCGATGGGCGGGAAATTAGCGCGGTACAGATTCAAGAGATGGCAGACAGTTATGACCCGTCTGTATACCGGGCTGAAATTTGGCTTGAACATATGCGCGGCTTATTACCCGATAGCATGTTTAAAAGTTTGGGCTATGTGGATGCGGTTAAAGCTGAGCCTATTAAAGCAGGTGTCTTGGCGGGGAAACTAGCGCTATATGTCATATTAGTACCCAGTGTTGATTTAATTAATATGGTACGCAATGGGCAAAAGGTTCATTTAAGCGTTGAGCTAATGCCGTTCATGGATGCGGTGCAATCTGCTTATTTATTAGGGGTAGGCGTTACCGACAGTCCAGCTTCAATCGGCACGGAAGTTATGCAATTTAGCTTAGGCAAACGTCCGCAGAATCTATTTAGTAGTTTATACCCGTGTGAATTAGGTGCTTGTTTCAATCAAAATGATGTTGAAGGCAATGCGCAACTTAACGGCATGTCAACGCCTAAAGCAATTCCTATTGAACAATTTAATAACTTGGTTCAAACGGTTGCGGAGTTAAAAAAGCAATTTAAAGCGTTTGATGAATATATGTCACAAGACACCACGCCACCCCGTAAGGAACAGGGCAGCGTGAGTGAAGATTCTGCATGGGTGGGGTGGTAA